The genomic segment CTGTGGCGGCCGGGCTGGTGGGCCTCTTCGGGCAGTTGCTGTCCCGCTACCGGTACGCCTCGGCGCTGCCGTACGTCACGGCCGCGATCGGGCCGCTGCTGCCCGGTAGCGCGACCTACTTCGGTCTGCTCGGCGTCGCGCAGGGCGATCTCAACGCGGGACTCGGCTCGCTGACGAAGGCCGTGGCGCTGGCGCTGGCCATCGCCATCGGGGTGAACCTCGGTGGCGAGCTGGCCCGGCTCTTCCTCAAGCGGCCGACGGTGGAGGCCGAGACGGGCGAGCGGCGGGCGGCCAAGCGCACCCGCGGATTCTGATCCGGGTCCCGGCCGCCGGGCGGTCGGGGAGGTCCCGGCCACCGGGCGGGCGCGGAGGGGAGCGGGCGGCGGGCCGCGGCGGTGAAGGGCCGGCGGGCCGCCCCGCTCCCGGCCGTCAGGGCTGCTCCGGCTGCCCGTACCGGCCGGGCTCGCCGTATCGAGCCGGCTGTCCGTACTCGTCGGGCTGCCGGCCGTACTGATCCGGCCCGCCATAGGGCTGCTGCTGCCGGCCGTACTCGTCCGGCCGGCCGTAGGGCTGCGGCTGCTGCCCGTACTGCTGGTGACCGTACTGCTGCTGCCCGTACTGGCCCGGCTGCCCGTACTGCTGGGGCGGCTGCTGACCGTACTGATCCGGCGCCGGCTGACCGTACGGCTGCTGGCCGTACTGCTGCTGACCGTACTGGCCCGGCTGCCCGTACTGATCCGGCTGACCGTACGGCTGCGGCGCCTGCTGACCGTGCTGCTGGGGCTGCTGGCCGTACTGGCCGGGCTGCCCCTGCTGGTCCGGCCGGCCGTACTGGCCCGGCTGACCGTAGGGCTGCTGCCCGCCGTACGCGGGTGCGGGCTGCGCCGGCTGTCCGAACGCTGCCTCCGGGCCGTCGTGCGGCTCGGGCGCGGGCTCGGGACGGACCAGGGCCGGCTCGTCGGGGAGGGGCACGGCCCGGCGGGACTGGGCGCGGGCCCGGAGCACCTCGATGATGATGGGCAGCACCGAGAGCAGCACGATCAGGATGAGGATCTTCTCGATGTGCGTGTGCACGAAGTCGATCTGGCCCAGGAAGTAGCCGAGGACCGTCACACCGGCGCCCCAGAGCACGCCGCCGATGACGTTGAAGGTGATGAACGAGCGGTAGTTCATCCGGC from the Streptomyces xinghaiensis S187 genome contains:
- a CDS encoding DedA family protein; its protein translation is MTTIALGPSWLDPDYLIQTFGLIGVLAIVFAESGLFFGFFLPGDSLLFTTGLLVATGTLSYPLWLICTLIVVSAILGDQVGYLFGRKVGPALFKRPDSRFFKQENVEKAHDFFEKYGPKSLVLARFVPIVRTFTPIVAGVSRMNYRSFITFNVIGGVLWGAGVTVLGYFLGQIDFVHTHIEKILILIVLLSVLPIIIEVLRARAQSRRAVPLPDEPALVRPEPAPEPHDGPEAAFGQPAQPAPAYGGQQPYGQPGQYGRPDQQGQPGQYGQQPQQHGQQAPQPYGQPDQYGQPGQYGQQQYGQQPYGQPAPDQYGQQPPQQYGQPGQYGQQQYGHQQYGQQPQPYGRPDEYGRQQQPYGGPDQYGRQPDEYGQPARYGEPGRYGQPEQP